The genomic region CGTTTCAAAAATTTTACTTTGTCAAAATCAGTGTTATGCGTTCACAGGCTGTTTTGCTCAGTGAGGATATGCCTTCGCCCTATTCAGGCTCGCTTTCACTACGCCTCCGCCAAATGGCTTAAGCTCGCATATAAGAATAACTCGCTGGATCGTTCTACAAAAAGCACGCCATCACCCCGAAGGGCTCTGACTCCTTGTACGCACATAATTTCAGGTTCTATTTCACTCCCCTCCCGGGGTTCTTTTCGCCTTTCCCTCACGGTACTTGTTCACTATCGATCATAAGATATATTTAGCCTTGGAACGTGGTCGTCCCAGATTCAAACAGGGTTTCTCGTGTCCCGTTCTACTCGACAATAATAAATATAAGGTTGCGAATACTTAACATACCGGGCTATCACCGTCTTTGGCTAGTCTTTCCAGACTATTCTGCTCGCTTCGCAATTTCTGACCTTATGCAAGTTCGTGGTAGCACTTGCTTCCACTACGGATTTCCTAAATAATTTAGGCTCTCCGTAGTAGTTGTTTACTATGTCACAACCCCTGTAATACATTCGTCTACCAACTTATCGGATATAAGACAAAACCTACGGTTTTTTCTTATCGCGCCAGGCAAAAAATGCGATTTTTGCTTGGGCTTATCTTATTCCCTATAACAGGACCATAAGCTTAATCCCATATCCGAAGTATTAAAGGTTTGGGCTATTCCAGTTTCGCTCGCCACTACTCCCAGAATCATTGGTTATTTTCTCTTCCTCGAGGTACTAAGATGTTTCAGTTCCCCCGGTTCCCTCTTCTTACCCTATGTGTTCAGATAAGAGTTACTAGGCATGACCCCAGTAGGGTTTCCCCATTCGGAAATCTTCGGTTCAAAGCTTGTTTGACAGCTCCCCGAAGCTTATCGCAGTCTACTACGTCCTTCATCGGTATCTTATGTCAAGGCATCCATTGTGTGCGCTTGAGTAACTTTTTATGAATATATGTATGCATTTGGCTAGTTATTGGTTAGTACCAATAAATGCCGTGCTTGTCTTTACATCTATCTCTAAATCTCTAAAATCTTGATTGTTAAGTTTCTAAACTCACGCTAATCATACCCATACAATAATGATTATGATCGTTTCTTGAGTTTACATTTGAAGTCGATTCCTCTAGACCTCTGATCTAAACTCAAGATAGCTATACAAGTTTATCAACTAAAACAGAGGTAGTCAACCATATTTTAATGTAATCATTACCACACTATAACTACTGTTAATTACTTTTCTAGCACGACTCCTGGAATTATTGCTCCCAACAAGCCCAAAGTATTTTTTCTGTAACTGCATAGTTTTCAGGCTTCTTCATTGCCATTCTACCCTTACTCTTAGCATCCGGACAAGCACCAGTTGCATTACCTCTGTATTCTACCTGACCAACCCACAATCCTTTGTTCGTGGCTGGATTCAAATCATCGCATTCACCGTATTGCTGACATTCTTCATTAAGAATCCCGTCTGGCACACACAGACCTGGTTTACAATAGACAATACCAGTAGGTTCTGTCACCTGTTGGTCTGTTAATTCCACGCCATTCTTGCTAATGGCAGTTAACCCTCTTTGGTGAGCTTGATAATAATACTCACGATACAGTCGTAATGAATGAGCTTCAGTAATATTAAAGGTTTTATCGTTTCCGTAACTATTAATCTGATCGCCCTCAACACCATCACAGCCAATTTTTTTTGCTACATCAAGACGAGCCCACATAATCGGTGCCCAATATTGCCAAGAATTTTCTTTAATATCCATCCAATACTCACCCTCAAAAGTACCGCCGGCTGAATCTTCTGATGTTCCACCAATAACATCTACATTTGCATATGATGCTGGCCCATTGTATGGAATACTCCCCCGGCTATTATTTCCTGAGCCCCACTTTCCAGGAAATAGCGAAGCATCTGGCTCATATGTCTCATAAGCCCCTATATCCATATAACAAATAACCTTTTTTCCAGATGACTTAAGAGCTGTAAATGCATCTGCATTCTTGCCTTTTGGCCAAGTTACTGTTCTTGTCTCTCCATTAGCCCAAGTTACCGTTTGGGTAGTATTGCCTGGGATTGCATCAGTAAGATCAATATCCCACATATCGAAGCGATTAAGATTAGCTGCATCTACGGTAATACCACCTTCAAGAACCCACTGCCAGCGGGTATTTTGAGCTGGTTTCCACCAAGAGCTTTGAGATGCTTGTCCAAATTTTATAGCTTTTCCGCCAGAAGCAGACGAATCTGCAATTACTAATTTACTGTCAGCCCCTTTTTCTGCTTCAATTTCAATCGAATATGTTCCAGCTTTAGCGACTAAAATGGCAATAAATCCAATTATGGCAATGAATAATATTACAAAAATCTTCTTATTTTCTATTAATTTTCTAAGGCTAATTTTAACTTTTTTCATAATCTCTATGACTAGCTTTATTACCGAAATTTATTTATCGTATAATAATATAGTATCACGCTCAAGCTAAAATAGTCACTACTATTGTTTTAGTGGTCAAATTGATGTAAAATTACTCGAGTAATTTGGGGCGTTAGCTCAGTTGGCTAGAGCACCTGCTTTGCAAGCAGGGGGTCCGGGGTTCGAGTCCCCGACGCTCCACCAAATTACTATTTATGATTTAGGGCGATTAGCTCAGCTGGTTAGAGCGCGTCACTGATAATGACGAGGTCGGAGGTTCAAGTCCCTCATCGCCCACCATTTAAAGAAGCCACCCTAGGGTGGTTTTTTAAATGGTCGGTGCTGTGGCTTGAATATTCGACACTTGAGGTCGGAGGGGAGAACTGCCTGTGGCAGTTTGGACGGCAATCTTCTCTTGAAAACTTGTTTTCAAAGATGAAGTTGTGGGGTCGCCAGAGGTGACCGAGTCCCTCATCGCCCACCATCAAATGGATTTTTTAAGAATTGTCGCTTTCACGAGCGATTTTTTTCTTTTGAATTTAGAAGTAGCCTGATCGGGTCACCTAGACTTACAGCCCAAAGCATTCCATTGACTGTGCCAAATGGGTTTTGCCAGTTTCAATTTTCTCACGCATAAAGTCGGTAGGTTCCCAAGAATAACGACGCAAACGCAGTGTCATTTTTGACACAACATAGCGCAAGCGCAGTAACTCAAACTTGTCATCAAAGTCGTTAGACTTTTGGACAACCGAAAAATAACCGTCCAAGAAACCTTTTAGACGCTCAGGTTCAAAAAAGGTACTCCAACAAGCAATGTCACTCTCTGGTATTCCGCCAACACACTCGTCCCAATCCAAAATACCCGTAATACCCTGCCCATCAGTCAATAAGTTCCAGTCAGCAAAATCATTGTGTACCAAAATCGCTTCGTTCGAGTCTAGTAAAGGATTGCTATCAAATAATTTTGCTATTGCTTCGGCTTGTTGCTCGGTCAATATGCCGTATTGCTTCAATACATCAATATTAAATGGCAAACCTGCGCGGACGGCTTCGCCAAAAGTCTGGTGTAAACCAACCAATTCGCCATTTTTGGCTTTTTCATTATCAAATGCACCAAAACCACTAACTTTTATTTGATGTAGTCGTGCCATCTCCTTGCCAATTTCTGGCAATAGTTTGGCCTCGTCGTCAGGATGTGTTTCCAACCATTTTTTAATTGCGTACCCAGGCAATTTATCTATCACTTGAAAAGCAAAATCATCTCCGCCTTCATAATCGTGAATAGCGAGCGTGTCATAACTAGGCGAACCTGCTTCTTTGGCTTTTCGTGCGGCGACCGCTTCGGCATGGAAGTAGCCGTTTTTGACACCTCTAGGGTGGCAACGGATCACTACTTCTTTGCCAGTCGCCAAGCGACCAACTCGCACAGAATTTACATTGCCCAGATTTGTTTGTGCATCTAGGTCTAGTGGTTCAATATCGGTCAAACCGTCACGCCCGAGCACTCCATTTACTTTATTGAGCAGTTCATCATCTGTAAAATATCGATGACGGTCTGCCCAGATATGTCCAGCCTGTTCAGGCTCAATAGCTCGGTCAGTCTGCCAGTAAAAGACATCGTGCCTGTCGGCAATTTGGGCGTTTATTTTATCCATATCAAGATTCATATTTACAACTCATTTCAAAGTAAACCCGCCGTCAACAGCAAGAATTTGCCCAGTTATAAAAGAAGCATCGTCTGATAGTAGAAAAGCAACAGCGGAAGCTATTTCTTCGGGCTTTCCCATGCGTTTAATGATAGAAAGGTCTGTTGTCCAGCTAGGGTCTTCGCCTGTGCTTTTGGTCAGGGGAGTATCGACCAAACCGGGGGCAACCGCATTGACACGAACAAGCGGCTCATTGTACTTGCGAGCAAACGATTTTGTAAGTGAGATAATACCCGCTTTGGTAGACGAGTAAATTACTCCGTAAGGCTCGCCAATTATGCCGTCAACTGATGTTAGCGCAACAATAGCACCGTCTTTAGATGTTTCTTTGATTAGCGCACCAAGTAGCTTTAAGGTGCTGAAAGTACCTTTCAGATTTACATCTATAGTGCGACTTATATTTTCGTCTGTAATGTCGTCAATTCCAGCGGGGAGTGGTAGTACCCCCGCATTTGCTACAAGCAAATCAAGATGACCAAACTCATCTTTTATATGTTGCCTCACTCGTTCCAGCTCAGCTTTATTGGAGATGTCGGCAGCAACGAAGCGGACTCTTGCTAAGTCATTAAATTGCTCCAAAACCGATTTATCTGATTCACTTGGCGAATTCAGAATTACGGTAGCACCGTCATTAAAAAGTCTGTGTGCTATCGCTAAGCCGATGCCTTGTGTTGAACCTGTTACTAACGCTACTTTATTTAGAAAACTCACATCCCAATTATAACACATTTCAACCCTGTTATAATTCACAAACATAATCATGAGAGCCATCTACAAAATAATCAACCTCAGAAAACCATCTATAACTAAAAGGAATTCGGCGAAAAAGGATCTAAAAGATACAAAAAAGACTTATTCAGAAAGGCTTGTGTTTTTTTAGTTATTCTACATATTGAATTTGTACAACGTTATAAAATCTACCAAATCCTCATAATAATCTGTCTGAATACCTTTAACTTTAAGAATACTTGATTTTAAAAAAGAGCCCTCTCGCAAATGGGCTCTTTTTAGTTATTTAAAAACTGGGTAGTGCAATTATCAACGCAAGATCTGGTTAGCACTGCGGATCGTCCTGCTTGCAGGAAAATACATTGTCAGTACTGATCACAATGTATCGATATCGACCTAGCTATCACGCTTCGCTAATGAAACAAACCTACGGTTTTTCTCATCACGCCGGCAAAATGGTTCACATTTTGTCGGGTTGCTCTTTCCCCTTTTAAAAGGAACAAAACGGATGCTAGAAACTCCCTAGAAAGGAGGTAATCCATCCCCACCTTCCGGTAGGGATACCTTGTTACGACTTAACCCCAATCATCACCCCTACCTTAGGGCTAGGCTAGCTAGCACGTCAGGTATTGACGACTTTCGTGGCTTGACGGGCGGTGTGTACAAGACCCGGGAACGTATTCACGGTAGTGTGCTGACCTACCGTTACTAGCGATTCCGACTTCAAGCAGGCGAGTTTCAGCCTGCTATCCGAACTGAGACCGGCTTTGATGGGATTTGCTCCCCCTCGCGGGTTGGCTGCCCTTTGTACCGGCCATTGTAGCGTGTTTGTAGCCCAGGACGTAAGGGAAATACTGACCTGACATCATCCCCTCCTTCCTCCCCGTTACCGGGGCAGTCTAGCTAGAAAAATCCAACTAACTATAAGGGTTGCGCTCGTTGATGGACTTAACCAAACATCTCACGACACGAGCTGACGACGGCCATGCATCACCTGTCACTGCGGCCCGAAGGCACAGTCTCCTTTCGGAGACCTTAGCAGGATGTCAAGCCCTGGTAAGGTTCTTCGCTTATCATCGAATTAAACAACACGCTCCACCGCTTGTGCGGGTCCCCGTCAATTCCTTTATGTTTTAGCCTTGCGGCCGTACTCCACAGGCGGGATGCTTAACGCGTTAGCTTCGCTACACAGAGGGTCGATACTCCGTACAGCTAGCATCCATCGTTTACGGCGTGGACTACCGGGGTATCTAATCCCGATCGCTACCCACGCTTTCGTGCCTGAGCGTCAGAAATGGACCAGTCGCCTGCCTACGCCATCGGTATTCCTCCTGATATCTACGGATTTCACCCCTACACCAGGAATTCTAGCGACCTCTTCCACTCTCTAGCTTAGCAGTTCAGGACATGGGTATGTGGTTGAGCCACACGATTTCACATCCTGCTTGCTATGCCGCCTACGCAACTCTTTACGCCCAGTAATTCCGGATAACGCTTGGATCCTCCGTATGACCGCGGCTGCTGGCACGGAGTTAGCCGATCCTTATTCATCTGCTACCGTCATAATCTTCACAGATAAAAGCAGTTTACAACCCGAAGGCCTTCATCCTGCACGCGGCGTTGCTCCATCAGACTTTCGTCCATTGTGGAAAATTCCCTACTGCTGCCTCCCGTAGGAGTCTGGGCCGTGTCTCAGTCCCAGTCTGGCTGATCATCCTCTCAGACCAGCTAAAGATCATCGCCTTGGTGAGCCATTACCTCACCAACAAGCTAATCTTACGCAGGCCGCTCCCAAAGCGCATAAAGCTTTAATCCGAAGATCACATGCGGTATTAGCTACCTTTTCAGGCAGTTATCCCTCACTTTGGGGTACATTCCTACGCGTTACTCAGCCGTCCGCCGCTCGTGTACTCTCACACTATATTCAACTATTTAAATACAGAGTGAGAGCCTTACCGCTCGACTTGCATGTATTAGGCACGCCGCCAGCGTTCATCCTGAGCCAGGATCAAACTCTCCAAAAAAATTTGAAGCAAATCACTGACTTAAAATGAACCTAAAATAAACGCTGACGGCGACGCCGTACTACGATTACCATGCCTTCGACATGAGGTTCATCCTGAGCCAGGATCAAACTCTCCAAAAAAATTCATAAATTAATATGAGAATTGACCTGATACTGTTTTATTAAAGTAAAACATTCAGTCAAAATGAACTGACGTTGATAATACAATCCACGAGATTAAAAATCTATGAATTATATCGTGTCCCCATAAGGGGACAAAAATTGCACTACTCAACTTTTAAAGTTCGTTTTTTAAAGACACTATAATACAAGAATCCTCAAAAGCTCGTATAATCTTATCCGTTAAATGAATCTATGTCAAGATAATATATACATATTTTGATGTGATTTAATCTACGTTATTATTTATGCAAGATCTATTTCTTTGATTAATCTTATTCGGACTGCTTATCATCTTCAGGCTTATCAACCAAAGCTAGCGAGGCGACAGTGTCACCGTCATTTAAGCGCATAATGCGCACGCCCTGTGTAGCGCGACCAAGTTGAGGAATATCCTTTAGGCCCAAGCGTATGGTCTGTCCTTGAATCGATATGATAATCACCTCTTTCTCTCCATTTGTTAGAGACTTAACCCCCATTAGATCACCGGTCTTGGTATTTACTACCGCCGAGCGAATCCCAACGCCACCTCTTGCGTGTGCAGTAAACTGATCAACTTTAGTACGCTTTCCATAACCCTGTTCGCTGATAACAAAAATACTACTTCCCTCTTCAACAATATCCATGCCAATAACCTGATCATTAGTTCTTAATCTAATTCCTCTGACTCCCCTGGCTGTTCTTCCCATTGGACGAACATCTTTTTCGTCAAATCTAATAGCCTGCCCTTTAGAAGTAGATATTAAAACTTCGTTGCTACCGTTGGTCATCTTAACCCACTTAAGTTCATCTCCGTCATCCAGATTGATAGCAATAAGTCCGGTACTTCTGACATTCTTGTATTGCTCGAAAGGAGTCTTCTTAACAACACCCTTGATTGTACACATAAATAAATTACCAACATTATTTGTTTTCGAAATATTTATTACTGAGCTAACTTTTTCTTCGGGCTGAAGTTGTAACAGATTTACAATTGCTACGCCTTTAGCAGTAAGGCTAGCAGAAGGAACTTCATATGTTTTTATTCTAAACACTCTACCCTTATTTGTGAAGAATAGTAAGTAATCGTGTGTTGAGGCATTAACAACGTGTTCAATCACATCTTCTTCTCGTGTTGTCATGCCGCGCCGACCTTTACCGCCACGCCCTTGCCTCTTGTATTCACCTACTTGGCTTCGTTTGATATAGTTCGCTGATGTTAGGGTTACTACAACTTGTTCATCAGGAACAAGATCTTCGTCACTCATTTTTCCTAATTCTTGGGGTACAATTTTTGTTCGTCTTACATCACCAAATTGTTTTTTGATTTCTTTAAGTTCGTCCTTAATAATCTTCAGGATTCTCTTTTCATCTGCCAAAATAGCCTCAAGTTCAGCAATTAATTTCAATAGTTCCGCTAACTCATCTTCGATTTTCTTTCTTTCCAAACCTGCTAATGTTCGAAGTTGCATAGCTAATATCGCCTTAGCTTGAATCTCGCTAAGATTAAATTTTGCCATTAGATTTATTTGGGCTTCATCGGTAGTTTGACTAGCACGAATAATAGCTATGACTTCGTCTATATTATCAAGTGCGATTTTAAGTCCTTCTAATATGTGGGCGCGTTCTTTAGCCTTCTTTAGTTCAATCTCGGTTCTTCTACGAACAACTGATTGACGATGTTTGATATATTCACTCAATATATCTTGCAATCCCAAAACTCTTGGCTGTATTCCATCAATCAGGGCCAACATATTATAATGAAAACTACTCTGCAAAGGTGTAAGCTTATAAAGCTGATTCAAGATCTTCTTAGGATAAGCATCTTTCTTGAGATCGATAACGAAATTCTGACCGTTCCTCTAGCGCTTTCATCACGAAGATCAGCAATACCAACTATCTTCTTCTCTTTAACCAGATCAGCAATCTTTTCTATTAAACTTGCCTTATTTGAAGGCGTATGGTATTTCAGAAATGACGATAGAATGCCTACCCTTCTTATTTTCGACAATATCAGCGAGCAGCACGTATAACAATTCCACCTCTTCCAGAAGAATATGCTGACCTGATGGATTCTTTTCCAAAACTATACCACCTGGGAAAGTCTGGACCCTTGACATAATTCCAACAGATCATCTGTTGTGGATTCTGGGTGATCAATCAAGTGCGTAGTTGCATCAACTAATTCGCCAAGATTATGGGGTGGAATATTTGTTGCCATACCAACTGCAATACCCATCTGACCATTAAGTAATAGGTTTGGTAACTTTGCCGGCAAAACTGTAGGCTCTTTTCTTGTTCCATCGTAGTTATCCCGAAAATCAACGGTTTCCTTTTCAATATCATCAAGCAAAGCTTCTGCAGACTTAGCCATCTTAGCCTCTGTATATCTATGAGCGGCTGGCGGATCACCATCCATAGAGCCAAAGTTACCCTGACCTTGTACTAATTCATATCGCATTGACCAATCTTGAGCCATACGTACCATAGAATCATAAATCGCACCGTCGCCATGTGGGTGATACTTACCCATAACTTCACCGACAATTTGAGCGCTCTTTACGGTCTTGCCACCCGAACGAATACCCATTCTGTCCATTACGTAAAGAATACGCCTATGTACCGGTTTCAAGCCATCTCTAACATCAGGTAATGCCCTGGCAATGATCACGCTCATTGAGTACCTTAAGTAACTGTCTTCCATTACATTCTCAACAGTACGATTTTCTATCATACGTGAATGATTCTGTTCTTGCACAACAGCTATTTCTTCTTGATTATCTATATCTTTATTCATAATTTATATATCCAATTCCTCTGTATTTGCAAATTTAGCGCGTGTTTGAATAAAGTTCTTGCGCAATTCTACCTCTGTTCCCATTAATTTACTGAATATAGCGTCTGCTTTCTCAGCATCTTCAACTTTTACTTGAATTAAAACTCGGTTCTCTGGATTCATAGTAGTATCCCAAAGCTGATCAGCATCCATTTCACCCAAACCTTTATATCTACTTACCTCAGCACCAGCTTGTTTAGAAATATCCTCTCCAAGTCTTACTTCTGTACCTTTGGCTTTCTTGGCTTCAATCAACATATTCAATAAATCATCGCGCTCCGAATCAGAGTAAGCGTAGTTCTTCTTTTTTCCAGACTTAACCAAAAATAACGGCGGTTTCGCAAGATACAAATGACCGCCATCAATAACTGGTTTCATAAATCTAAAGAAAAATGTCATCAACAATGTACTGATATGACTACCGTCAACATCGGCATCGGTCATAATAATAATTCGATGATATCGTAACCTTTCGATATCTAATTGTTCACCAATACCTACCCCAATTGCTGTGATAAGGCTCTTGATTTCATTATTAGCAAACATTTTATCTAACCTGGCTCGTTCAACATTTAAAACCTTACCTCTTAAAGGCAGGATTGCTTGAGTTTTGC from Candidatus Nomurabacteria bacterium harbors:
- a CDS encoding SDR family oxidoreductase, whose protein sequence is MSFLNKVALVTGSTQGIGLAIAHRLFNDGATVILNSPSESDKSVLEQFNDLARVRFVAADISNKAELERVRQHIKDEFGHLDLLVANAGVLPLPAGIDDITDENISRTIDVNLKGTFSTLKLLGALIKETSKDGAIVALTSVDGIIGEPYGVIYSSTKAGIISLTKSFARKYNEPLVRVNAVAPGLVDTPLTKSTGEDPSWTTDLSIIKRMGKPEEIASAVAFLLSDDASFITGQILAVDGGFTLK
- a CDS encoding endo alpha-1,4 polygalactosaminidase, producing the protein MKKVKISLRKLIENKKIFVILFIAIIGFIAILVAKAGTYSIEIEAEKGADSKLVIADSSASGGKAIKFGQASQSSWWKPAQNTRWQWVLEGGITVDAANLNRFDMWDIDLTDAIPGNTTQTVTWANGETRTVTWPKGKNADAFTALKSSGKKVICYMDIGAYETYEPDASLFPGKWGSGNNSRGSIPYNGPASYANVDVIGGTSEDSAGGTFEGEYWMDIKENSWQYWAPIMWARLDVAKKIGCDGVEGDQINSYGNDKTFNITEAHSLRLYREYYYQAHQRGLTAISKNGVELTDQQVTEPTGIVYCKPGLCVPDGILNEECQQYGECDDLNPATNKGLWVGQVEYRGNATGACPDAKSKGRMAMKKPENYAVTEKILWACWEQ
- a CDS encoding aminoglycoside phosphotransferase family protein; protein product: MDKINAQIADRHDVFYWQTDRAIEPEQAGHIWADRHRYFTDDELLNKVNGVLGRDGLTDIEPLDLDAQTNLGNVNSVRVGRLATGKEVVIRCHPRGVKNGYFHAEAVAARKAKEAGSPSYDTLAIHDYEGGDDFAFQVIDKLPGYAIKKWLETHPDDEAKLLPEIGKEMARLHQIKVSGFGAFDNEKAKNGELVGLHQTFGEAVRAGLPFNIDVLKQYGILTEQQAEAIAKLFDSNPLLDSNEAILVHNDFADWNLLTDGQGITGILDWDECVGGIPESDIACWSTFFEPERLKGFLDGYFSVVQKSNDFDDKFELLRLRYVVSKMTLRLRRYSWEPTDFMREKIETGKTHLAQSMECFGL